A DNA window from Fusobacterium sp. IOR10 contains the following coding sequences:
- the fabZ gene encoding 3-hydroxyacyl-ACP dehydratase FabZ, giving the protein MLNTIEIMKRIPHRYPFLLVDRILEVNLEEKTVVGLKNVTINEAFFGGHFPGHPIVPGVMIVEGLAQALGVLVFEQYGEEGKNMVPYFAAFESVKFKAPVRPGDQMIYEAKILKQRRNIIKAEGVVKVDGKIVTQAKFTFSIVEK; this is encoded by the coding sequence ATGTTGAACACCATTGAAATAATGAAGAGAATACCACATAGATATCCGTTTTTATTAGTGGATAGAATATTAGAAGTTAATTTAGAAGAAAAAACAGTTGTAGGTTTGAAAAATGTAACAATAAATGAAGCATTTTTTGGGGGACATTTTCCAGGACATCCAATAGTACCTGGAGTTATGATTGTAGAAGGGTTAGCTCAAGCTTTAGGAGTTTTAGTCTTTGAACAATATGGTGAAGAAGGAAAAAATATGGTGCCATATTTTGCAGCTTTTGAATCAGTTAAATTCAAAGCTCCTGTAAGACCAGGGGATCAAATGATATATGAAGCTAAAATATTAAAACAAAGAAGAAATATAATTAAGGCAGAGGGCGTAGTTAAGGTTGATGGGAAAATTGTAACTCAAGCAAAGTTTACATTTTCAATTGTAGAAAAATAA
- a CDS encoding ABC transporter ATP-binding protein, producing MIKEKIEKVYKSDSLAGFLKYSLKYKKWLTITVLLSIVSSALGTAPAWLSKYLIDDVLISKNGKMMLIVGVAIFVTTIFKLISAYYAEITSTYLTEKIRRDIKIDIFQYLEHLPISYFNKNKLGDIMARLSGDSSSLGRIGFLMFDMLREGITVLAFLVRMFQVDFWLATISITIVPAMISVIKKYTKKLRKSGRRRQDTIGDATAFMQESLAGIQVIKGFNKIEEIVDKYKDVTQGEMDRIYRAKKIKAKISPLNELLATIMILIVAAYGGYSIVYTKSFTPGELVSFITAIGLMQQPLKRLVKRNSELYEILPSGDRVMEIFNESTEVDSYSKNPKTFTGDVDKIAFENVNFTYPGNEIRVLKDISFDVEKGQVVAFVGSSGSGKTTLVNMIPRFYDIDSGSIKINGVDVKDYSLKQYRSHIGMVPQDTFLFSGTIGENIAFGKEDIGQDKIEEAAKMANAYEFICDLEKGFETEVGERGVLLSGGQKQRIAIARALIQNPSIMILDEATSALDTESEKLVQEALDKLMIGRTTFVIAHRLSTIISSDKIIVMNKGKIVEIGKHEELLSKNGAYTKLYNIQFKGRKTNEKNS from the coding sequence ATGATTAAAGAAAAGATAGAGAAGGTGTATAAAAGTGATTCTTTAGCAGGATTCTTGAAATATAGCTTAAAATATAAAAAATGGTTAACAATAACAGTTTTATTGTCCATTGTATCATCAGCTTTAGGAACAGCACCAGCTTGGCTTTCAAAATATTTAATAGATGATGTTTTAATATCAAAAAATGGAAAAATGATGCTAATTGTTGGAGTAGCAATTTTTGTTACAACAATTTTCAAATTAATTTCTGCCTATTATGCTGAAATTACTTCCACTTATTTAACAGAAAAAATAAGAAGAGATATAAAAATAGATATATTCCAGTATCTAGAACATCTACCTATATCTTATTTTAATAAAAATAAATTAGGGGATATAATGGCAAGACTTTCAGGGGATTCCTCTAGTTTAGGTAGAATTGGATTTTTAATGTTTGACATGCTAAGGGAAGGTATAACAGTACTAGCATTTTTAGTGAGAATGTTTCAAGTTGATTTCTGGTTAGCAACAATATCAATTACAATTGTTCCAGCAATGATATCTGTTATAAAAAAGTATACTAAAAAATTAAGAAAATCAGGAAGAAGAAGACAAGATACAATTGGAGATGCTACAGCGTTTATGCAAGAATCCTTAGCTGGTATACAAGTGATAAAAGGATTTAATAAAATAGAAGAAATTGTTGATAAATATAAAGATGTAACACAAGGGGAAATGGATAGAATTTATAGGGCAAAAAAAATTAAAGCTAAAATTTCTCCATTAAATGAATTACTAGCAACAATAATGATATTAATTGTTGCTGCTTACGGTGGTTATTCAATTGTTTACACTAAAAGTTTTACACCAGGGGAATTAGTATCTTTTATAACTGCAATAGGACTTATGCAACAACCTTTAAAAAGATTAGTTAAAAGAAATAGTGAGTTATATGAAATATTACCATCAGGGGATAGGGTAATGGAAATATTTAATGAGAGTACAGAAGTTGACTCTTATTCTAAAAATCCAAAAACTTTCACTGGAGATGTTGATAAAATAGCTTTTGAAAATGTTAATTTTACATATCCTGGGAATGAAATAAGAGTGTTAAAGGATATATCTTTTGATGTTGAAAAAGGTCAAGTAGTGGCTTTTGTAGGAAGTAGTGGAAGTGGAAAAACAACATTAGTTAATATGATTCCTAGGTTCTATGATATAGATTCAGGGAGCATTAAAATTAATGGTGTAGATGTGAAAGACTATTCTTTAAAACAATATAGATCTCATATAGGAATGGTTCCTCAAGATACATTTTTATTTAGTGGAACAATTGGGGAAAATATTGCTTTTGGGAAAGAAGATATAGGACAAGATAAAATAGAAGAGGCAGCTAAAATGGCAAATGCTTATGAATTTATTTGTGATTTGGAAAAAGGCTTTGAAACTGAAGTTGGAGAACGGGGAGTATTACTTTCTGGTGGACAGAAACAAAGGATTGCAATAGCAAGAGCTTTAATACAAAATCCTTCTATAATGATATTAGATGAAGCCACTTCAGCGTTGGATACAGAATCAGAAAAATTAGTTCAAGAGGCTTTAGATAAATTAATGATAGGAAGAACTACTTTTGTAATTGCTCATAGACTTTCAACAATTATTTCTTCAGATAAAATAATTGTTATGAATAAAGGAAAAATAGTAGAAATAGGAAAACATGAAGAATTATTATCTAAAAATGGAGCATACACAAAATTATATAACATACAATTTAAAGGGAGAAAAACAAATGAAAAAAATAGTTAG
- the lpxA gene encoding acyl-ACP--UDP-N-acetylglucosamine O-acyltransferase: protein MVEIHSTSIVEEGALIEDNVKIGPFCIIGGNVKIGSGTTIQSHTVIEGITEIGENNTIYSFVSIGKASQDLKYKGEPTKTIIGNNNTIREFVTIHRGTDDRWETRIGNNNLLMAYVHVAHDVIVGDNCIFSNNATLAGHVVIGNWVIVGGLTPVHQFCKIGDHAMIGGASAVTQDICPFILADGNKAVPVGLNSVGLRRRGFTDDDLRILKRAYRIIFRKKLPLKEALAELEENYKGNESIDKLVDFIKSSNRGIAK from the coding sequence GTGGTTGAAATACATAGTACTTCTATAGTTGAAGAGGGAGCTTTAATAGAGGATAATGTTAAAATAGGGCCTTTTTGCATTATTGGGGGAAACGTCAAGATTGGATCAGGGACAACTATTCAATCTCATACTGTTATTGAAGGAATTACAGAAATAGGAGAAAACAATACTATTTATTCATTTGTTTCAATAGGAAAAGCATCTCAAGATTTAAAATATAAAGGGGAACCTACAAAAACTATAATAGGAAATAATAACACTATTAGAGAATTTGTGACTATTCATAGGGGAACTGACGATAGATGGGAAACAAGGATAGGGAATAATAATTTATTGATGGCTTATGTTCATGTTGCTCATGATGTTATTGTTGGAGATAATTGTATATTTTCTAACAATGCTACTCTTGCTGGACATGTTGTAATAGGAAATTGGGTGATCGTTGGAGGATTAACCCCAGTACATCAATTTTGTAAAATTGGAGATCATGCAATGATTGGTGGCGCTTCTGCAGTAACTCAAGATATATGTCCATTTATATTAGCTGATGGAAATAAAGCTGTTCCTGTAGGCTTAAATAGTGTAGGATTGAGAAGAAGAGGTTTTACAGATGATGATCTTAGAATATTAAAAAGAGCATATAGAATTATTTTTAGAAAAAAACTTCCTCTAAAGGAAGCTTTAGCTGAACTAGAAGAAAATTATAAAGGGAATGAATCCATTGATAAATTAGTAGATTTTATAAAGAGTAGTAATCGGGGGATAGCTAAATAA
- a CDS encoding LpxI family protein → MEKIGVIVGDGKLPIRFMNEIRNINKDIEFFPIGLFESIEEEIKTHKNFMRFNIGQVGEITKYFIKNNISKIIFLGKIEKEIIFKDMKLDKYGQAIIESLPDRKDETLLFGVISFFKLNKIKVLPQNYLLKEILFQKKIYTETRPSAEDFKTIKIGIEAAKKLSEVDAGQTVVCKDSSVIALEGIEGTDKAILRGGYLGGEDCIVVKMARPQQDMRVDIPTVGIDTIKTLIKIKAKGIVGESGKMIFIDSKESIKLANENNIFIIGIKS, encoded by the coding sequence ATGGAAAAAATAGGTGTAATAGTTGGAGATGGAAAATTACCTATTCGCTTTATGAATGAAATAAGAAATATAAATAAAGATATAGAATTTTTTCCAATAGGTTTGTTTGAAAGCATAGAGGAAGAGATAAAGACACATAAAAATTTCATGAGATTTAATATAGGTCAAGTTGGTGAAATTACAAAATATTTTATAAAAAATAATATATCTAAAATTATATTTTTAGGTAAAATAGAAAAAGAGATAATATTTAAAGATATGAAGTTAGATAAATATGGTCAAGCTATTATAGAGAGTCTTCCAGATAGGAAAGATGAGACTCTCCTTTTTGGCGTTATAAGCTTTTTTAAATTAAATAAGATAAAAGTTTTGCCTCAAAACTATCTTTTGAAAGAAATTCTTTTTCAAAAGAAAATATACACTGAAACAAGACCTAGTGCTGAAGATTTTAAAACAATAAAAATAGGAATAGAAGCAGCTAAAAAATTAAGTGAAGTGGATGCTGGACAAACTGTAGTATGTAAAGATTCATCTGTGATAGCTTTAGAAGGAATAGAAGGAACAGACAAGGCCATACTAAGAGGTGGATATTTAGGAGGAGAAGACTGTATAGTTGTAAAAATGGCAAGACCTCAACAGGATATGAGAGTTGATATTCCAACAGTTGGTATTGATACAATAAAGACATTGATAAAGATAAAAGCTAAGGGAATTGTTGGAGAATCAGGAAAGATGATATTTATAGATAGTAAAGAATCTATAAAATTAGCCAATGAAAATAATATATTTATTATAGGAATAAAATCTTAA
- the rph gene encoding ribonuclease PH, with protein sequence MKKIVRDDGREVDNTRKVNVIRNYTIHAEGSVLISFGNTKVICTASISDRVPPFLRNQGKGWITAEYSMLPRATGERNNRESARGKLTGRTMEIQRLIGRSLRACIDLDKIGERTITIDCDVIQADGGTRTASITGGYIALAMAIERMMKLGKIKVNPLKSQVAAISVGIVSGIPMLDLKYTEDSSAEVDMNVVMNDKGEFIEVQGTGEEATYSRKELNELLDLAEIGLKELFEIQTQTLNDEFSTFE encoded by the coding sequence ATGAAAAAAATAGTTAGAGATGATGGAAGAGAAGTTGATAATACAAGAAAAGTTAATGTAATAAGAAATTATACAATACATGCTGAAGGATCAGTTTTAATTTCATTTGGAAATACAAAAGTAATTTGTACAGCATCTATATCAGATAGAGTACCACCTTTCTTAAGAAATCAAGGAAAAGGATGGATAACTGCAGAATATTCAATGTTACCTAGAGCTACTGGAGAAAGAAATAATAGAGAGTCAGCTAGGGGAAAACTTACTGGAAGAACAATGGAAATTCAAAGATTGATTGGAAGATCTTTGAGAGCATGTATAGATTTAGATAAAATTGGTGAAAGAACAATAACAATAGATTGCGATGTTATTCAAGCTGATGGTGGAACAAGAACAGCTTCTATAACTGGTGGATATATTGCATTGGCAATGGCAATAGAAAGAATGATGAAATTAGGAAAAATAAAAGTAAATCCCTTAAAATCACAAGTAGCTGCAATAAGTGTTGGGATAGTAAGTGGTATACCAATGTTAGATTTAAAATATACAGAAGATTCTTCAGCAGAAGTTGATATGAATGTTGTTATGAATGATAAGGGTGAATTTATAGAGGTACAAGGAACAGGGGAAGAAGCAACTTACTCTAGAAAAGAATTAAATGAACTTTTAGATTTAGCTGAAATAGGTTTAAAGGAACTATTTGAAATTCAAACTCAGACATTAAATGATGAGTTTTCTACATTTGAGTAG
- the lpxB gene encoding lipid-A-disaccharide synthase, whose product MKIFVSTGEVSGDLHLSYLVESILKLDNSIEFYGVAGEHSKKLGVNILYDIKDLAIMGFVEALKKYKLLKKRANEYLRFIIDNKIEKVILVDYGGFNLELLKLLKREVPNVEVFYYIPPKLWIWGEGRIKTLKLADHILVIFPWEVDFYKAHGVEVIYYGNPFSEEYSYVKERGESILLLPGSRKQEIQSLLPIMLKIVEEKKEENFILKLSDKKVLTWIEDKLDDYENLTLEYNSLEDNVKKSKLAIAASGTVTLELSIMGIPTIVLYKVGWLNAFIARKILKVGLVSLPNIALNEEVYPELLQERCNKEEVLKYMDIIENNKEKYYEKLKEVRKKLSGKNIVESYGNYILKGKIND is encoded by the coding sequence ATGAAAATATTTGTGTCTACTGGGGAGGTGTCAGGAGATTTACACCTTTCTTATTTAGTTGAAAGTATATTGAAATTAGATAATAGTATAGAATTTTATGGAGTGGCTGGAGAACATAGTAAAAAACTAGGAGTTAATATTTTATATGATATTAAGGATTTAGCTATTATGGGTTTTGTAGAGGCTTTAAAAAAATATAAGCTTTTAAAAAAAAGAGCTAATGAATACTTAAGATTTATTATAGATAATAAAATAGAAAAAGTTATATTAGTTGACTATGGAGGTTTTAATTTAGAACTTTTGAAACTTTTAAAAAGAGAGGTTCCCAATGTGGAAGTTTTTTACTATATTCCTCCTAAGCTTTGGATTTGGGGAGAAGGTCGTATAAAAACTTTAAAATTAGCTGACCATATTTTAGTAATATTTCCATGGGAAGTTGATTTTTATAAGGCTCATGGAGTAGAAGTTATTTATTACGGAAATCCTTTTTCTGAAGAGTATTCATATGTAAAAGAAAGAGGAGAAAGTATATTACTTCTTCCAGGAAGTAGAAAGCAAGAAATACAAAGTTTATTACCAATTATGTTGAAAATAGTTGAAGAAAAGAAAGAAGAAAATTTCATATTAAAACTTTCAGATAAAAAAGTTTTAACATGGATAGAAGATAAATTAGATGATTATGAAAATTTAACATTAGAATATAATAGTTTAGAAGATAATGTGAAGAAGTCTAAGCTAGCAATTGCAGCTTCTGGAACAGTAACATTAGAACTTTCAATTATGGGAATACCAACAATTGTATTATACAAAGTTGGATGGCTAAATGCATTTATTGCAAGAAAAATTTTAAAAGTAGGCCTAGTTTCCCTTCCAAATATTGCTTTAAATGAAGAAGTTTATCCTGAGTTACTTCAAGAGAGATGTAATAAAGAAGAAGTTTTAAAATATATGGATATTATTGAAAACAATAAAGAAAAATATTATGAAAAATTAAAAGAAGTAAGAAAAAAACTATCTGGGAAAAATATAGTTGAAAGTTATGGTAATTACATATTGAAAGGGAAAATTAATGATTAA
- the lpxC gene encoding UDP-3-O-acyl-N-acetylglucosamine deacetylase — MRKKTIEKEIFYEGIGLHKGKNIKLHLIPSNEGGIVFKRVDLEEGKNEIKLDLKNTFDLTRGTNLKNEFGAEVYTIEHFLSALYVLGITDLIVELCENELPICDGSARIFVEEIEKAGIKILEEEVEELVIKEPIFLTKGDKHIVALPYDGYKVTYTIKFDHTFLKCQMLELDITLENYKNDISNARTFGFDYEIEYLKKNNLALGGTLENAIVIKKDGVLNPNGLRYKDEFVRHKILDLIGDFKVLNKAIKGHIIAIKSGHALDIEFANLIKNI, encoded by the coding sequence ATGAGAAAAAAAACAATAGAAAAAGAAATTTTTTATGAAGGAATAGGTCTTCATAAGGGGAAAAACATTAAACTACATTTAATACCTTCAAATGAAGGAGGAATTGTTTTTAAAAGAGTGGACCTAGAAGAAGGTAAAAACGAAATTAAATTAGATTTAAAAAATACATTTGATTTAACACGTGGTACTAATTTAAAAAATGAGTTTGGAGCAGAAGTATATACAATTGAACATTTTTTATCAGCTCTTTATGTTTTAGGGATAACAGATTTAATAGTTGAACTATGTGAAAATGAATTGCCAATTTGTGATGGTAGTGCAAGAATTTTTGTTGAAGAAATAGAAAAAGCTGGAATTAAAATTTTAGAAGAAGAAGTGGAAGAATTAGTAATAAAAGAGCCTATTTTTTTAACAAAGGGAGATAAACATATTGTTGCGTTACCTTACGATGGATATAAGGTAACATATACTATAAAATTTGATCACACATTTTTAAAGTGTCAAATGTTAGAGTTAGATATAACATTAGAAAACTACAAAAATGATATATCCAATGCTAGAACCTTTGGTTTTGATTATGAAATTGAATATTTGAAAAAAAATAATTTGGCCTTAGGGGGAACTTTGGAAAATGCTATTGTAATAAAAAAAGATGGAGTTCTAAATCCAAATGGTCTTAGATATAAAGATGAGTTTGTGAGGCATAAAATATTAGATTTAATTGGAGATTTTAAAGTTTTAAATAAGGCTATAAAAGGTCATATTATAGCTATAAAATCAGGTCACGCTCTTGATATAGAATTTGCCAATTTAATAAAAAATATATAA